One segment of Babesia bigemina genome assembly Bbig001, chromosome : II DNA contains the following:
- a CDS encoding DIADENOSINE 5,5-P1,P4-TETRAPHOSPHATE PYROPHOSPHOHYDROLASE MUTT, translating into MEVEGAIIKAAGIIVYTVDALAKEVKYLLLKASNKPFHWTPPKGRLDPGETFKDAAFRETWEESGLRKELIEVDESFKEVLRYKAHDRDKECVYYLGKLTDPDSKITLSHEHIDHAWVSASNINEYCDKESLCNMIAHAEEHIKGKLH; encoded by the exons ATGGAGGTTGAGGGAGCCATCATAAAGGCAGCGGGCATCATCGTTTACACCGTCGACGCACTTGCGAAGGAAGTGAAATACTTGCTGCTTAAAGCGTCAAACAAGCCGTTCCACTGGACACCCCCAAAAG GGCGCTTAGACCCCGGTGAGACGTTCAAGGACGCCGCATTCAGAGAGACATGGGAGGAATCCGGGTTGCGTAAGGAGCTCATCGAAGTTGACGAGTCGTTCAAGGAG GTACTGAGATACAAGGCACACGACAGGGACAAGGAGTGCGTTTACTATCTGGGAAAGCTGACAGATCCGGACTCCAAGATAACACTATCGCACGAACACATCGACCACGC ATGGGTTTCGGCAAGCAACATCAACGAGTATTGCGACAAAGAGTCGCTGTGCAACATGATCGCACATGCAGAGGAACACATCAAAGGCAAACTGCATTAG
- a CDS encoding DHHC zinc finger domain containing protein, putative, with protein MSRCCGSRDHVDGVQEGAAPRHAAQRFVDAVKQSVHRFIEDERIIKLVTLLLLYTPVIYFAATAFGWYTTYHGPGVPTVIYIIAALALICFHAVSCMNPGIIPKMADSSDAYDAIRMKRKYSYAPPCIEVAIAGKFLRVKYCHTCNIYRPPRSVHCNVCDVCVHRFDHHCKWLRNCIGGNNYRVFYLFITCTCLENILFAAFSILRIVMVSTNYWDTAAIIHSAVLLSYMLLCGWFIVGLTAYHTYIIGMNKTTNEQLKALYTEYNPWNRGIMRNIADTMFSRAKMQLLCNATLKARPIYDPGRSVPIHLTKGPLVGDQTLKGRRPAFDVTSEEPWERTDHDDSENGQTDEAESCPQPEVVEDLVVGAVVDDAHVHDESCTNVDDV; from the coding sequence AtgtcgcgctgctgcgggAGCAGAGACCACGTAGATGGCGTACAAGAAGGAGCCGCCCCCAGGCATGCCGCGCAGCGGTTCGTGGATGCAGTGAAGCAATCCGTCCACCGATTCATCGAAGACGAGCGCATAATCAAGCTCGTCACTCTGTTGCTGCTCTACACCCCTGTCATATACTTCGCGGCGACTGCCTTCGGTTGGTACACGACCTATCACGGGCCGGGTGTGCCCACCGTCATCTATATTATCGCAGCTTTAGCCCTGATATGCTTCCACGCGGTTTCGTGCATGAACCCTGGCATCATCCCCAAGATGGCTGACAGTAGCGACGCGTACGACGCCATCCGGATGAAGCGCAAGTACTCCTACGCGCCGCCATGCATAGAGGTCGCCATCGCCGGTAAGTTCCTGAGGGTGAAGTACTGCCACACGTGCAACATATACCGCCCCCCACGGAGCGTGCACTGCAACGTGTGCGATGTATGCGTCCACAGGTTCGACCATCACTGCAAGTGGCTGCGAAACTGCATCGGTGGCAACAACTACAGGGTTTTTTACTTATTCATCACCTGCACGTGCTTGGAGAACATCCTCTTCGCTGCGTTCTCTATACTACGTATCGTGATGGTCAGCACGAACTATTGGGACACGGCAGCCATAATTCACAGCGCCGTGTTGCTCAGCTACATGCTTTTGTGCGGATGGTTCATCGTCGGCCTCACGGCATACCACACGTACATCATTGGCATGAACAAGACGACGAACGAGCAGCTCAAGGCGCTTTATACAGAGTACAACCCGTGGAACCGAGGCATCATGCGCAACATAGCGGATACCATGTTCAGCCGTGCCAAGATGCAGCTGCTCTGCAACGCAACCCTAAAGGCGCGGCCAATTTACGACCCAGGGAGGAGCGTTCCAATACACCTCACCAAAGGTCCACTCGTGGGCGATCAGACATTAAAGGGCAGGAGGCCCGCATTTGACGTCACCTCCGAGGAACCGTGGGAAAGGACTGACCACGACGACTCCGAGAACGGTCAGACGGATGAGGCAGAAAGTTGCCCTCAGCCGGAAGTGGTAGAGGATTTGGTCGTTGGAGCCGTCGTGGACGATGCCCACGTCCACGATGAAAGCTGTACAAATGTGGACGACGTGTAA
- a CDS encoding SNRP core protein,putative yields MAGSALWPEPLFFNFFQTLVEKGANVTIELKNDLQLTGRLHAVDQYLNFKLSNVTANDTERYPHLLSVVNCFVRGSVVRYVFLNSSDVKTEELQELCRREAMKQSSEKK; encoded by the exons ATGGCAGGATCCGCACTCTGGCCTGAGCCT CTAttcttcaacttcttcCAAACGCTGGTCGAGAAGGGCGCGAATGTAACCATTGAGCTGAAAAACGACCTGCAGCTGACTGGGCGGCTCCACGCAGTGGACCAGTATCTGAATTTCAAGCTGAGCAACGTGACGGCCAACGACACTGAGCGATACCCGCACCTG CTGTCTGTTGTGAACTGCTTTGTGCGAGGTTCGGTGGTGCGGTACGTGTTCCTGAATTCTTCGGACGTCAAGACGGAAgagctgcaggagctgTGTCGTCGAGAGGCTATGAAGCAGAGCTCGGAGAAGAAGTGA
- a CDS encoding CDGSH iron-sulfur domain-containing protein yields the protein MSNPLECYEKLDFNTRQQPLYSHVIENFPKSDRPDVVVRLCRCWQSHKFPYCDDTHKLLVENGDDVGPFVAHIRAERSKKREYVKLRQRETVPGVSRPSALHRMPSSRALALG from the exons ATGTCAAACCCGCTGGAATGTTACGAAAAGTTGGACTTCAACACTCGACAGCAGCCCTTGTACTCCCAT GTTATAGAGAACTTTCCCAAATCTGACCGACCCGATGTGGTAGTACGTCTGTGCCGTTGCTGGCAGTCCCACAAGTTTCCCTACTGCGATGACACCCATAAA CTGCTAGTTGAGAACGGGGATGACGTGGGGCCGTTCGTGGCCCACATACGCGCTGAGAGAAGCAAGAAGCGGGAGTATGTGAAGCTGCGCCAACGTGAGACTGTGCCGGGGGTCTCGCGTCCGTCGGCGCTTCATCGCATGCCGTCGTCACGGGCCCTTGCTTTGGGTTAG